From the genome of Winogradskyella forsetii, one region includes:
- a CDS encoding glycoside hydrolase family 31 protein: MIINTELENKGNLFPSNIIDFRKDVDKLYFTAANDVILELTVVRDSLLRFRYATTGNFDNDFSYAITKYASIGYNKLEIEEHKEYFEITTSKLRCEISKDDMRVSIYDAIDGVLINQDEGGFHWEESYQYGGNIVKMSKTSNDGESYYGLGDKPNHLNLKGKRYSNWATDSYAYGKDTDPIYKAIPFYTGLHHGKAYGIFFDNTFMSTFDFAHERRNVTSFWAQGGEMNYYFFYGPKMNDVVESYTDLTGKPHHLPPLWALGFHQCKWSYYPESKVKEITSTFRKLKIPCDAIYLDIDYMEGFRCFTWNKEYFPDPKRMVKELLDDGFKTVAIIDPGIKIDKEYSVFKEGLENDYFCKRADGDYMKGKVWPGECYFPDYTNPEVRDWWSGLFQELIEDIGVKGVWNDMNEPAVMEVPNKTFPDDVRHDYDGNPCSHRKAHNIYGMQMARATYQGLKKYSYPKRPFVITRSAYSGTQRYTSTWTGDNVATWEHLWIANMQAQRMAMSGFSFAGSDIGGFAEQPQGELFTRWIQLGIFHPFFRVHSSGDHGDQEPWTFDEEVTDIVRKFIEIRYQLLPYLYTSFWNYVSHGTPLLKSLVLYDQDDSQTHYRTDEFIFGEQILVCPVQEPNAKGRRMYVPQGKWYNFWTDEIVKGGKEMWVDADIDSMPIFVKEGAIIPKFPIQQYVGEKEITEITLDVYYKEGKEESELFSDANDGFDYTKGRYSLRNFTLRGKANELIINQYKEGKFVTPYETFKIKFHGLPFDVVEVQLDNEKVTLKSLKVNGVTSIVVEKDFSELHILGIKSKA; encoded by the coding sequence ATGATTATAAATACAGAGTTAGAAAATAAAGGGAATTTATTTCCTTCAAATATAATAGACTTTAGAAAAGATGTCGATAAGCTATATTTTACAGCGGCTAACGATGTGATTTTGGAATTAACGGTTGTAAGGGATAGTCTATTACGCTTCAGATATGCCACAACTGGCAATTTTGACAATGACTTTTCTTATGCCATAACCAAATATGCAAGTATTGGGTATAACAAATTAGAGATTGAAGAACACAAAGAGTATTTCGAAATAACGACTTCAAAATTACGTTGCGAGATTTCTAAAGATGATATGAGAGTATCTATCTATGATGCTATAGATGGCGTTCTTATTAATCAAGATGAAGGCGGTTTCCATTGGGAAGAAAGTTATCAATATGGTGGAAACATCGTAAAGATGAGTAAAACTTCTAATGATGGCGAAAGTTATTACGGTCTGGGAGACAAGCCAAATCATTTGAACTTAAAGGGAAAGCGTTATAGTAATTGGGCAACGGATTCTTATGCGTATGGCAAAGATACTGACCCAATTTACAAGGCCATTCCGTTCTACACAGGTTTGCATCATGGAAAAGCTTATGGTATTTTCTTTGATAATACCTTTATGTCCACTTTTGATTTTGCGCACGAACGTAGAAACGTAACGAGCTTTTGGGCACAAGGTGGTGAGATGAATTATTATTTCTTCTATGGCCCAAAAATGAACGATGTTGTAGAAAGTTATACAGATTTAACGGGAAAACCACACCATTTACCTCCACTTTGGGCATTAGGTTTCCATCAATGTAAATGGAGTTATTACCCAGAAAGTAAGGTAAAAGAGATTACGTCAACCTTTAGAAAGCTTAAAATTCCGTGTGATGCTATTTACTTGGATATCGATTATATGGAAGGGTTTCGCTGTTTTACATGGAACAAGGAGTATTTTCCGGATCCAAAACGCATGGTAAAGGAATTATTGGATGATGGTTTTAAAACTGTAGCCATTATCGATCCAGGAATTAAAATAGATAAAGAATATTCTGTTTTTAAAGAAGGTTTAGAAAACGATTATTTCTGTAAACGTGCAGATGGCGACTATATGAAAGGAAAAGTGTGGCCAGGTGAATGTTATTTTCCAGATTATACGAATCCAGAGGTTAGGGACTGGTGGTCTGGTTTGTTTCAAGAGTTAATTGAAGATATAGGCGTAAAGGGCGTTTGGAATGACATGAATGAACCAGCAGTTATGGAAGTGCCAAACAAAACATTTCCTGACGACGTACGCCATGATTATGATGGAAATCCTTGTAGCCATAGAAAAGCACACAATATCTATGGGATGCAAATGGCAAGAGCGACTTATCAAGGTTTAAAGAAATATTCATACCCAAAACGTCCGTTTGTAATTACCCGATCGGCATATTCTGGTACACAGCGTTACACGTCTACTTGGACAGGTGATAATGTGGCTACTTGGGAACATTTATGGATTGCAAACATGCAAGCACAACGCATGGCCATGTCTGGTTTTTCTTTTGCAGGAAGTGATATTGGTGGTTTTGCGGAACAACCACAAGGCGAATTATTCACGCGTTGGATTCAATTAGGAATTTTCCATCCATTTTTTAGAGTGCATTCTTCTGGAGATCATGGTGATCAAGAACCTTGGACTTTCGACGAAGAGGTTACTGATATCGTTAGAAAATTTATAGAAATCCGTTATCAATTATTACCTTATTTATATACCTCATTTTGGAATTATGTAAGTCATGGAACACCATTGTTGAAATCATTGGTGCTATACGACCAGGATGATTCTCAAACACATTACAGAACTGATGAGTTTATATTTGGTGAACAAATTTTAGTTTGTCCTGTTCAAGAACCGAATGCTAAGGGCAGAAGGATGTACGTTCCACAGGGAAAATGGTATAATTTTTGGACAGATGAAATTGTGAAAGGAGGTAAAGAAATGTGGGTGGATGCAGATATTGACAGTATGCCAATTTTCGTAAAAGAAGGAGCGATTATTCCAAAATTCCCAATTCAACAGTATGTAGGGGAAAAAGAAATTACTGAAATTACTTTAGATGTTTATTACAAAGAGGGTAAGGAGGAAAGTGAATTGTTTAGTGATGCTAACGATGGTTTCGATTATACAAAAGGACGCTATAGTTTAAGAAACTTTACGTTAAGAGGAAAGGCAAATGAATTGATCATTAATCAATATAAAGAAGGAAAATTTGTGACGCCTTATGAAACCTTCAAAATTAAATTTCATGGCTTACCATTTGATGTGGTGGAGGTTCAACTTGATAATGAAAAGGTAACGCTTAAAAGCTTGAAAGTTAATGGTGTAACATCAATTGTAGTTGAAAAGGATTTTTCTGAGTTACATATACTGGGTATAAAGTCAAAAGCATAG
- a CDS encoding M48 family metallopeptidase yields the protein MNYNKTILGLVIVAVVFSCATNPFTKKKTLAFVSNDQLFPSAFAQYNQVLTENKVVKGTSDAQMITRVGQRIAVAAERYLNANGFQGYLDDYKWEYTLIESEQVNAWCMPGGKIAFYTGILPIAANETGVAAIMGHEVAHALANHGQQRMSAAYIQQGLAVAGNVALSNDEQALGIFNQSYGVVSNVAGMLPFSRSHETEADKIGLYLMAIAGYNPDEAAELWKRMKANSGGQAPPEFLSTHPSNDSRIQNLQALAPKAKAEAKKFGITDFRPIN from the coding sequence ATGAATTATAATAAAACAATATTAGGTCTTGTGATTGTTGCAGTAGTCTTTTCATGTGCAACAAATCCCTTTACAAAGAAAAAGACCTTAGCTTTTGTAAGTAATGATCAATTATTTCCATCTGCCTTTGCTCAGTATAACCAAGTATTAACGGAAAACAAAGTCGTAAAAGGCACATCAGATGCTCAAATGATTACTCGTGTTGGTCAGCGGATTGCGGTTGCCGCGGAGCGTTACTTAAATGCTAATGGCTTTCAAGGCTATTTGGATGACTATAAATGGGAATACACCTTAATAGAATCGGAGCAAGTGAATGCATGGTGCATGCCTGGAGGAAAAATTGCATTTTATACTGGTATTTTACCAATTGCAGCCAATGAAACTGGTGTGGCAGCCATTATGGGGCACGAGGTAGCGCATGCCTTGGCAAATCATGGACAGCAACGAATGAGTGCGGCATATATTCAACAAGGTCTAGCGGTCGCAGGTAATGTAGCTTTATCCAATGATGAGCAAGCTTTAGGGATTTTTAACCAATCTTATGGCGTAGTATCTAACGTAGCAGGAATGTTACCTTTTAGTAGAAGTCATGAAACAGAAGCAGATAAAATAGGTTTATATCTAATGGCCATTGCTGGTTACAATCCTGATGAAGCAGCAGAACTATGGAAACGCATGAAAGCGAATAGTGGCGGTCAAGCACCACCTGAATTTTTAAGTACACACCCAAGTAACGATTCCAGAATCCAGAATTTACAAGCTTTAGCTCCAAAAGCAAAAGCAGAAGCCAAGAAATTTGGTATAACAGATTTCAGACCAATAAATTAA
- a CDS encoding MFS transporter, whose translation MNQHQKGSKKLLNAWAFYDWANSVYTLTIASSIFPIFYSALFLGQVEKNVAAFGMVFKSTALITYVTVFTFLVVAITSPVLSGIADYVGNKKNFMKFFCYVGGAGCIGLYWFSLETIHLSLLFYFMGLIGYWGSLVFYNSYLPDIAYPEQQDSVSAKGFSMGYFGSVILLVINLAMVMYPNVFFISDNLSENGEIIETAAQVGMRYSFIMVGLWWILFSQYTFYVLPKGVSKGGKVTKDVVFNGLKELKQVWIQLKQNLRLKRYLVAFFVFSMAVQTIMLVAVYFGEEEIAWGDDEAKTLGLIVSILIIQLVAILGAFLTSRASSKFGNIKTLIVINFFWMALCFYAFFMETPFQFYVAAGFVGLVMGGVQSLARSTYSKFLPETEDTTSYFSFYDVAEKIGIVIGMGIFATIDQVTGSMRNAILFLVIFFLAGILLLFRVPRTESDNEASL comes from the coding sequence ATGAATCAACATCAAAAAGGAAGTAAAAAATTGCTAAATGCTTGGGCATTTTATGACTGGGCAAATTCGGTATATACCTTAACCATTGCGTCTTCGATATTTCCGATATTTTATTCAGCATTATTTTTAGGTCAAGTTGAAAAAAACGTTGCTGCATTTGGAATGGTTTTTAAAAGTACAGCATTAATTACCTATGTCACGGTATTCACATTTTTAGTCGTTGCCATTACATCGCCTGTACTCTCTGGTATTGCGGATTACGTAGGTAATAAAAAGAATTTCATGAAATTCTTCTGTTATGTTGGTGGTGCAGGTTGTATTGGTCTGTATTGGTTTAGTTTGGAAACTATTCATCTTAGTCTCTTGTTTTATTTTATGGGATTGATAGGGTATTGGGGAAGTTTGGTGTTTTATAATTCATACTTACCAGATATTGCCTATCCAGAGCAGCAAGATAGCGTTAGTGCTAAAGGATTTAGTATGGGTTATTTTGGAAGTGTCATTTTATTGGTCATAAACTTGGCTATGGTAATGTATCCGAATGTTTTTTTTATATCGGATAATTTAAGTGAAAATGGGGAAATCATAGAAACTGCTGCACAAGTAGGAATGAGGTATTCTTTTATAATGGTTGGCCTGTGGTGGATTCTTTTTAGCCAATATACATTTTACGTTTTACCAAAAGGCGTTTCAAAAGGTGGAAAAGTAACAAAAGACGTTGTTTTCAATGGTTTAAAAGAGTTGAAACAAGTTTGGATTCAATTGAAACAGAATCTACGTTTAAAACGTTACCTAGTTGCCTTTTTTGTGTTTAGCATGGCAGTACAAACCATTATGCTGGTCGCTGTTTATTTTGGGGAAGAAGAGATTGCTTGGGGAGATGACGAAGCCAAAACCTTAGGACTTATTGTGAGTATTTTAATTATACAATTAGTGGCGATTCTGGGTGCATTTTTAACCTCTCGTGCGTCTTCAAAATTTGGAAACATTAAAACGCTTATTGTCATAAATTTTTTCTGGATGGCCTTGTGTTTCTATGCCTTTTTTATGGAAACACCATTTCAATTCTATGTCGCAGCTGGTTTTGTTGGTTTGGTCATGGGTGGTGTGCAGTCCTTAGCAAGATCCACATATTCCAAATTTTTACCGGAAACTGAAGATACCACTTCATATTTCAGTTTTTATGATGTGGCTGAAAAGATAGGTATTGTTATCGGAATGGGAATTTTTGCAACTATAGACCAAGTTACAGGGAGTATGCGGAATGCTATTTTGTTTTTGGTTATCTTTTTTTTGGCTGGAATTCTGCTTTTATTTAGAGTGCCGAGAACAGAGTCTGATAATGAAGCTTCGCTCTAA
- a CDS encoding head GIN domain-containing protein translates to MKSLQSITVLVFLLSTTLSCAQWGNGKKIKGDNNITTTSRTTSSYEGIKAAGPMDFKLVKGNEGQISIKGDANLMEYIIVGTKGNQLIVKVKDGYNLKPSQTIVVTIPFESIDSVSLSGSGDIESTSTIEAENFKVSLAGSGDINLSVNAQDVESSIAGSGDIELEGSTKDLTVKVTGSGDFDGKELNSTNVTAKITGSGSADVVCNGDLVARITGSGDVKYSGEPTNKDTKITGSGSVSN, encoded by the coding sequence ATGAAATCATTACAATCAATTACAGTATTAGTATTCCTTTTAAGTACCACATTATCTTGTGCGCAATGGGGAAATGGCAAAAAAATTAAGGGCGACAACAACATTACTACGACATCTAGAACTACGAGTTCTTATGAAGGGATAAAAGCTGCTGGACCTATGGATTTTAAATTGGTTAAAGGGAATGAAGGTCAGATTTCCATTAAGGGAGATGCCAACCTAATGGAATATATTATTGTAGGAACAAAAGGCAATCAACTCATTGTTAAAGTGAAAGATGGCTATAATTTAAAACCAAGTCAAACGATCGTTGTTACCATTCCTTTTGAATCTATTGATTCTGTTTCACTGTCTGGCTCTGGTGACATTGAAAGTACTAGCACTATTGAAGCAGAGAACTTTAAAGTGTCTTTAGCGGGTTCTGGAGATATAAATTTAAGTGTTAATGCACAAGATGTGGAGAGTAGTATTGCAGGTTCTGGCGATATTGAGCTAGAAGGTTCTACCAAAGATTTAACCGTAAAAGTTACAGGTTCTGGAGATTTTGATGGGAAGGAATTAAACAGTACCAACGTTACGGCTAAAATCACAGGTTCTGGTTCAGCAGATGTGGTGTGCAATGGCGATCTTGTAGCAAGAATTACAGGTTCTGGAGATGTGAAGTATTCAGGTGAACCGACCAATAAGGATACCAAGATTACCGGTTCTGGTAGTGTTAGTAATTAA
- a CDS encoding DUF4097 family beta strand repeat-containing protein: MNLRIQFNLAILLLLIPTLVFANSEIDLKSTKEKSIKKSFDVSSNGTLKVNNSYGNLDVVTWNENRIAFDITIKVTGNDSEKVQERLNEINIAFSNTDNIVSAVTKFGNEKRSWWNWGSNNKLKVEVNYLIKMPKTNNVELNNDYGSINLDRLEGTAKLVCDYGKITTKELMADNNLIRFDYSKNCYFEYIKSGEIKADYSGFTVAKTEELVLRADYTESIIEAAENVNYTCDYGSLKIDNINNLDGRGDYLSLRLGNIFKTVNLKANYGSIKIERMASKAKSVNITSDYVGITIGHDASFNFDFDIDLQYGSLRESEGFSFTNKEVDYSDKQYDGYYGAKNSGNVVKIDSEYGSVTFKKL, encoded by the coding sequence ATGAACCTAAGAATACAATTTAATCTTGCAATTTTATTGTTGTTAATACCTACTTTGGTATTTGCAAATAGTGAAATAGACCTAAAATCAACTAAAGAAAAGAGCATTAAAAAATCATTTGACGTCTCTTCCAACGGCACACTAAAAGTGAACAACAGCTATGGCAATTTAGATGTAGTCACATGGAATGAAAACCGCATCGCTTTTGATATTACCATTAAAGTGACAGGAAATGATTCTGAAAAAGTACAGGAAAGACTTAATGAAATAAACATAGCATTTTCAAATACCGACAATATTGTATCTGCGGTTACTAAATTCGGCAACGAGAAGCGATCTTGGTGGAATTGGGGAAGTAACAACAAGTTGAAAGTTGAAGTTAATTACCTTATAAAAATGCCTAAAACCAATAATGTTGAACTTAATAATGATTATGGTTCCATTAACTTAGATAGGCTTGAAGGCACTGCTAAATTAGTATGCGATTACGGTAAGATTACAACCAAGGAATTGATGGCAGATAACAACTTAATTCGTTTTGATTACAGTAAGAATTGTTATTTTGAATACATAAAAAGTGGCGAAATAAAGGCAGACTATAGTGGTTTTACAGTTGCTAAAACCGAGGAACTGGTTCTTAGAGCAGATTACACTGAATCTATTATTGAAGCCGCTGAAAACGTCAACTACACTTGTGATTACGGGTCCTTAAAAATAGATAACATCAATAATTTAGATGGACGAGGCGATTACCTATCCTTACGATTGGGAAACATATTTAAAACTGTAAATCTTAAAGCAAATTACGGTTCCATAAAAATAGAACGTATGGCTTCTAAAGCGAAAAGTGTAAACATCACATCCGATTATGTTGGTATTACCATTGGTCATGATGCGAGTTTTAATTTCGATTTCGATATCGATTTGCAGTATGGTTCATTACGGGAATCTGAGGGTTTCAGCTTTACAAATAAAGAAGTTGACTATTCTGATAAACAATATGATGGTTATTATGGTGCGAAAAATTCAGGTAACGTCGTGAAAATAGATTCTGAATATGGAAGTGTAACTTTTAAGAAACTTTGA
- a CDS encoding RNA polymerase sigma factor, with protein MTSTNQDIEQLLWLCKSGNQRAQLEIYNRYNKAMYNTALRIVKDSYKAEDIMQESFLTGFTKLNTLEDTNMFGAWLKRIVINNSIGHYNKTMKQNEVPLDTVIYKVEDDGGIVEHEQTSEKVKQVLDTMKTLKPNYNVSLTLHLIEGYDYEEICEIMNISYANCRTLISRAKESLRKKLVLN; from the coding sequence TTGACATCAACCAATCAAGATATCGAACAGTTATTATGGCTTTGTAAATCTGGAAACCAACGTGCGCAGTTGGAAATTTACAACAGATACAACAAAGCCATGTACAACACAGCCCTTAGAATTGTAAAAGATTCCTATAAGGCCGAGGACATTATGCAAGAGTCTTTTTTAACGGGCTTCACAAAACTGAACACTTTGGAAGACACCAACATGTTTGGCGCATGGTTGAAAAGGATTGTGATTAATAATAGTATTGGGCATTATAACAAAACCATGAAACAAAATGAAGTGCCTTTAGATACTGTTATTTATAAAGTTGAAGACGATGGCGGCATTGTAGAACATGAACAGACTAGCGAAAAAGTGAAACAAGTTTTAGACACTATGAAAACCTTGAAACCCAATTATAATGTGAGTTTAACATTGCATTTAATTGAAGGTTACGATTACGAAGAGATCTGCGAGATTATGAATATTTCTTATGCCAATTGCAGAACTTTAATATCAAGAGCCAAAGAGAGTTTGCGTAAAAAACTAGTATTAAATTAA
- the lon gene encoding endopeptidase La — MGKSNFLNLDNLSFQDFDENSELIPLMTPEDEELINSESLPESLPILPLRNTVLFPGVVIPITAGRDTSIKLINDANKGGKVIGVVSQKDESVENPSANDIYKTGTVARILKVLKMPDGNTTVIIQGKKRFVINEVISEKPYLTATISDIAEAKPAPDNEEFKAIIDSIKDLSLDIIKQSPNIPSEASFAIKNIESNSFLINFVSSNMNLRVEEKQELLKINDLKERALQTLKYMNMEYQKLELKNDIQSKVQSDMNQQQREYFLHQQMKTIQEELGGGVSSGEEIEDMKARAKKKKWDEKVKEHFDKELAKMQRMNPQVAEYSIQRNYLDLFLDLPWNEFSKDKFDLKRAQKILDRDHFGLEDVKKRIIEYLAVLKLRNDMKSPILCLYGPPGVGKTSLGKSIAEALGREYVRISLGGLRDEAEIRGHRKTYIGAMPGRIIQSLKKAGTSNPVFVLDEIDKLSTGNQGDPSSAMLEVLDPEQNNEFYDNFLEMGYDLSKVMFIATSNSMNTIQPALRDRMEIINVTGYTIEEKVEIAKRHLLPKQLKEHGLDNSNLKIAKPQLEKIVEGYTRESGVRGLEKQIAKMVRYAAKNIAMEEKYNIKISNEDVIEVLGSPRLERDKYENNEVAGVVTGLAWTKVGGDILFIESILSKGKGTLSITGNLGKVMKESATIAMEYIKANADEFGINPEVFDKYNVHIHVPEGATPKDGPSAGVTMLTSLVSLFTQRKVKKSIAMTGEITLRGKVLPVGGIKEKILAAKRARIKEILLCEDNRRDIDEIKPEYLKGLTFHYVKDMSEVLKLAITKQKVQNAKKL, encoded by the coding sequence ATGGGAAAATCAAATTTTTTAAATTTAGACAATCTGTCATTTCAGGATTTCGATGAGAATTCAGAATTAATTCCATTGATGACGCCTGAAGATGAAGAATTAATAAACAGCGAATCCTTACCAGAATCCTTACCAATTTTACCCTTACGAAATACGGTTTTATTTCCTGGTGTGGTCATTCCGATTACGGCCGGACGAGATACCTCTATAAAACTGATTAACGATGCCAACAAAGGGGGAAAAGTAATTGGAGTGGTATCACAAAAGGATGAATCGGTTGAAAATCCTTCTGCTAACGATATCTATAAAACAGGAACAGTTGCACGTATTTTGAAAGTGCTAAAAATGCCAGATGGTAACACCACAGTCATTATTCAAGGGAAAAAGCGCTTTGTGATTAACGAGGTGATTTCCGAAAAACCTTATTTAACGGCAACTATTTCTGATATTGCTGAAGCAAAACCAGCTCCAGATAATGAGGAGTTTAAAGCGATAATTGATTCCATTAAGGATTTGTCTTTGGATATTATAAAACAAAGTCCAAACATTCCTTCCGAAGCCAGTTTTGCGATTAAGAATATTGAAAGTAATTCGTTTTTAATCAATTTTGTGTCTTCTAACATGAACCTTAGGGTTGAGGAAAAACAAGAGCTTTTAAAAATCAATGATCTTAAGGAACGTGCGCTTCAGACCTTGAAGTATATGAACATGGAATATCAGAAGCTAGAGCTTAAAAATGATATCCAGTCCAAGGTTCAGAGCGATATGAACCAACAGCAACGTGAGTATTTCTTGCACCAACAGATGAAAACCATTCAAGAAGAATTGGGTGGAGGTGTGTCTTCAGGAGAGGAAATTGAAGACATGAAAGCGCGTGCCAAGAAAAAGAAATGGGACGAAAAAGTAAAAGAGCATTTTGATAAGGAATTAGCCAAAATGCAGCGTATGAATCCTCAAGTGGCTGAGTATTCCATTCAACGGAATTATTTAGACCTGTTTCTGGATTTGCCTTGGAATGAATTCAGCAAGGATAAATTCGACTTAAAACGTGCGCAAAAAATCTTGGATCGTGATCATTTTGGACTTGAGGATGTTAAAAAACGAATCATTGAATATTTAGCGGTTTTAAAACTGAGAAATGATATGAAGTCGCCAATCCTTTGTCTTTATGGCCCTCCTGGTGTTGGTAAAACCTCATTAGGAAAGTCGATTGCTGAAGCTTTGGGCAGGGAATATGTACGTATTTCATTAGGTGGATTGCGTGATGAAGCTGAAATCCGTGGTCATAGAAAAACATATATAGGCGCAATGCCAGGACGAATCATTCAGAGCTTAAAGAAAGCAGGTACTTCAAATCCTGTGTTCGTTTTAGATGAAATTGATAAATTATCCACAGGAAATCAAGGTGATCCATCTTCTGCGATGTTAGAGGTTTTGGATCCTGAGCAAAACAATGAGTTCTATGACAACTTCTTGGAAATGGGTTATGACTTGTCTAAAGTGATGTTCATTGCAACCTCCAATAGTATGAATACCATTCAGCCCGCATTAAGAGATCGAATGGAAATCATTAATGTAACAGGTTATACGATTGAAGAAAAAGTGGAAATCGCAAAAAGACACTTGTTGCCAAAGCAATTAAAGGAACATGGATTAGATAATTCTAACTTAAAAATTGCAAAACCACAACTGGAAAAAATAGTGGAAGGTTACACGCGTGAATCTGGCGTAAGAGGTTTGGAGAAGCAAATTGCCAAAATGGTACGTTATGCAGCCAAGAATATCGCCATGGAAGAAAAATATAATATTAAGATTTCTAACGAAGATGTCATTGAAGTATTAGGAAGTCCAAGATTGGAACGCGACAAATATGAAAACAATGAGGTTGCTGGCGTTGTCACTGGTTTAGCATGGACTAAAGTAGGAGGTGATATACTGTTTATAGAATCTATTTTATCTAAAGGAAAAGGCACATTGTCCATTACCGGAAATTTAGGTAAAGTGATGAAGGAGTCGGCTACTATTGCTATGGAATACATCAAAGCCAATGCAGATGAATTTGGAATAAATCCTGAAGTTTTCGATAAATATAATGTGCACATTCACGTACCAGAAGGCGCAACACCAAAAGACGGCCCAAGTGCAGGTGTAACGATGTTGACCTCTTTAGTGTCTTTGTTTACCCAACGTAAAGTAAAGAAGAGCATAGCAATGACTGGCGAAATTACATTGCGTGGAAAAGTATTGCCAGTTGGTGGTATTAAAGAAAAGATTCTAGCCGCCAAACGTGCTCGTATTAAAGAGATTTTACTTTGTGAGGATAATCGAAGGGATATTGACGAGATTAAACCAGAATATTTAAAAGGCTTAACGTTTCATTATGTGAAAGATATGAGTGAGGTTTTAAAGTTGGCAATAACCAAACAAAAAGTACAGAATGCCAAAAAGCTTTAA